The genomic window TGAATTAAGAGGAGTTGaacttttcaatttatttttcttggtACTAAGGTTAAGTTTGCGAGGTTGGCTGCCGAGTATAGGAGAGGTAGGAAGATCTAGTTTTAAAGTACCAGAAAGTAAAGATGGACTTCTTATTTTTGTGTGGTTCTTATATGTATGAGTGGGTGAAGCTTCACATACGCCGCAGTCATCATCATCAGAAGTTATCGCAATGTGGACATCaactttattttcttcttttaattctttttgaTTTGTTAGTTCTTCATCTGAATCAGCGAATATGTCCTCTATACTTTCTAAACCAAAAAAGCCAAGTGCTTCTTTTGGTTTctcttcttttttaatttctattaaacCAGCTTCTTCTGGACtactattttcaaaaatatcatcAATATCACCTATATcgaaattattaacattagtTTTGGCTTCAGATTTTATTCCTTCTTTCGGTGACTCTgataaatcaaaatcaaagtcTAACTTGAAGTTTTCACTTTCATTCTGGAGCTCATCcatgctattattattatcagaaacttcattcttatttgtttttgagcattttaatattgtttctgTATTTAAactatcaattaaattaatatcgggtaaattaattataccatTTAGAAATAACAGTGGTTTTgctttttgtttattcttaGCATTTGCTATAACTGTACAGTCACATATGTTTGTGCATATATAGCATTTCTTAACATTATTCGTTACTTCTAATTTGAGATCAACGAGTAAATTTATTAAGCTCGTGGGTTGTTTACCATCGTTTTGTATACCAAGATCGTTTAATAGTTTTGTATAGTCTTTGGTAGATTTTGTTGCTGTGCTAAATAGTGCTCTAATATCGCCATCTTTTTTAATTGGAGATTTCGTTGTTGGTTTGAGTTTTTTCTTTGCTGGTTTCGGTTTGGCAGGCGAAGGGACTTTTATATTTTGCGTTTCAAAATCTTGAGTGTTAAAAGCTGAAACATTATTAGATGTTACAATCCCTAAAAATGTATGGAGGTCAGAGCTGGTTAAACCCTTAGAACAAAGGGTTGAGTTTAATTTTCAAGTATGCATGCTGTGTATACatcatacatacatttactagatgaaattataaaacgaatttacataatatttacctcGATCTTAATATTACAACGATTTAAATAACGGGATTACTATGTAAGCAATGGAGCATATTATATTCTAGAGTGCACAAAATAAAGgccaaaaatttataaaaatggagaAAAATATGCTGAAAATCGATAAACAATATACAGAAAATCCTTCACAATTGTATCTACTTACTCGGATTTTGGGTCGAGGGTGGCGCATCAAATCTTTTATCGTCACTATATTTGAGAAGGGAAATCAAAATATCTGTATCCATCGAATGTCCAATATTAATAGTTGTCTGCTTTGTTCTCTGCCATTCGAGCCAGTTGTGTAACTGGACACGATTGCCTTCTTTATTACTGGATTCTATAATTGCttctgtaatttattaaagcacATATATTGGTGAGGGGACGACTGACAAAGCAAGATACTTGTGGAGTAGAAAACTTTGATTTGGAAGTAGCAATATAATTAGAGTTAGTAAATTCAACTCTCCTCTTACTGtttgactttattttataaaaaaaaaaaacaatttaaacataaCCCGGATGACTTCCggttaaaagaaatacaacCAGTCTTCAGTGTTCTTCAGGTTTTCAAACCTTCCTAGCTGcatatggtaaaaaaatttagcccTCCTTTACAAGTatcgttatttatttgtagcaAGAGAGCTATTTGGGGCAAAGTTAAAAATGTTACCTTTATTCATATTCCAATATTCTTTAGAATCACTCAATCGCTGAACATCTTTAAATCCATCGGGAAATAACTCATCAAATTCATCTTCATGTATTAATTCATCGTTTTCTACTAATCTTGTGTTATTTGAACTGCTAGTTGAGGGCCTGCCTTGTAGCATACTTCTTAAATCTTTCTGGCCCtagtttgaatatttttatttaaaatacgatttaaattttttgattaccAAACACCAAAGAGTCTAAGGGTATGATTTAGAGGACTTGTACTAAGGACTCTTGTcgaaaatgtattggatttagaaaattgaaaattgagTTCCGGTATTATCGCCACGCTTTCGGTACTACTCATCAATATCGTTTAGCTTTTCAAACTTATATAggaataaaagaaatattatccCGGTAACACTAGTGGAAAAGTCTCAAATGCTCATCCCCTAATATTGTGTTACAGCATCATTGCAATAAAggaataaaatctaaatacgTAAGAAACAATTGTATGGAAAACTTTGTGAGGAAATCGGTGATAcgttaagtttataaaatttaagaaaaaaacttaCCTTTTTCGTTTTATCAGGATCACATTTTTTAGGTACAGTGATGTGCATCTTTTGGCACTGAGGCCTGAAGTCATGTGGAATCATCCTTGGGTTCGATTTATATAGAGAATTTTCCACTTCTTTTGATTGTTGTATTCTTGTATTTAAGCCATCGCGTTGGCGCATACAATCTATAAGCGTCTGAAATTATCATAATGTACAAAACAGTTgaacaaaaatagtgattaaataattgtatcaattattatttttaatattgaatacgAAATTCTAGGGATCCAGTTGTctgtttttaaagtaattgtcACATTAgattaaaactatataaattgtcaaatatattcaattaataatagcGCCTTCGGGGAAAAATATGGCAACACTAACATTAGCTGGGTTGCCAACAAAATTTAGAGGAAATCATGATGTTTTGGGGGTTAAGGGGAACATGCTGTATCACACGCGAACCCTTAGATAGTTTAATAGTTAtggaaaataaaatgcaaGATAAATAACggtaacattataattaacgCATTTGTATgtagattttcttttaaatgaaatatacacACAACTTTTGACGTTTTGACTATGTATATAACATACAGGTAATATATGAGTTTATCTttctgttaataaaaaatatgttaaaaaccGACCGCATCACATTTACCAACTTTTACTGTAgtggcaaatatttttttgaatgatgtcctaaatgacaaatgattttcaacttttttaCTTGTATGAAAGCATTCTCACCTGATGTTCCCTGCCTTCTGTCACAAGAATATGGACTTGACCACCTCGCTCACGTCCTGTACGACCacatctaaaaaaaatgttatggaATTTACCATTctgtttgttttgaaaaagCTGGGATCTCAGACACAGGTTGCACTGTTTATAGTGAATAAAcacattcttatttattacttaaatgtaATTGATTCGCgatgtatttaatatactcGCTTATGTATTTACCTTTGAACGAGCCGTATAGGTGACCTCGTAGATATATCAAAGCAAATAATGAGGTCCACAGATCCCACATCGAGGCCCTCTTCCGCGACACACGTACACACGAGCGTGTTACACGAGCCTTCGCGGAACGAACGCATTACGCGCAACTGTTGTTTTTGGGATACCACTGTTTTACCATCTTTGCCTAGAAATATGTAtgcttatatacaaaattcttTCTCATTAAATAAagtgactttaaaaaaaaaacaaggggTATGTAGAttctatttgaataaaaaaacatgacgGATTTCGCGTATGGCCGATTCCCTGTGAAATCGTCTTAAAAggtgaaattattaaatgtatttatgtatacttttaaaaatgcGGGCCTTTGTTGAGACCATATGAAAATGTCTTTTGGTTTccaaactatatttaatttaatctactacaaattaataagattattaaattacttccAGATTGATGGgttctttataaaaatcagaaagcatatatataattctagattatatattatttatattctagatattatttttataaaaacttacccGACGCTCCCTGTCCTACAAACATAAGCGGTACAATGAGTGGACGACACTGAAGTAACATACAATGTACCAAGTTCACACTTTCTCGGTATTCACAAAACActaaaatcaaaaaaaaataccattatTTTCAGATCAATTACCCACTTATTCATACAAACAATAGTCTAAATGCAAAATTCTAAATATGTTCTTATCTGTCTCCTTTCAACACAGAGTACaaacaatttgatagaaagagatAAAAGACTATTTAAATAAGAGCAATAGATTGGTTTAGTTTTAGTGAATATTGGGAAATATTGAACTCCAAACTCATTAATTGTGATTTAatattctcgtttccgataatatCCAAAAAGGTCGACTACAGGTGTTAAAGTGTCACATAGATTTATGAACCCTTAGATAAGCCAAGTTAATTTTTGatagcgtcgcaaccccactacaCCTAATTTtatcttagttataagctcatattttaaacgattaaagtCAGTTGTTACCCAGCTTTAAACCaagtgtttcatttaacatatatctgaacaacataacatatatctaatatagaaataaaagaaataggaTATTTTGGCAAAACTCTAgaatattaactttaataaaatcatactTGAGCACGACATTCGTAATCACTAAAAACGTCGAaagatgtaataaattcgcgtTGTAGGTTTCATTGAAATGAATAGTACTGgcgtaaatcaaagacaatattattaaacagtCAGTAAAAGTAACAAACTTACCTATTGCTTTAGTGGTTTCTCCCTTTTTTTTTGCCTTTTGAAAATGCTCCAACATGATTTCTTTGAGCTTGTAAAACTTGGGATGGCCAAATGTCAGATGTTTTGGCATCTAAAGAAACagatatatataactaattcaatttatttaagttactaaACGTTGGATCACACCAAAAAACGCACCGCTAGTGGCAGGAGATAGCAGTGAGTAAAATCCATTGCAGAATTCGTCTACAAATATCGCGCTGGTGCGAAATTTCGTGATTTTCTAGtgcctttttgtttttaaaactacCCTAATTATTgacttttaaattgtaacataaatattatcataatatttgttttgattagtatttgtattatctcttcgtgtatgtcatgtttgcctataagtgcttgtcacattaaaattgtatattgtggttcttttaccaatgtatcagtgtaccaagcttattaaaaataaaatacctttttaaacAACAATTTTGGTAGGTAGAACTACCAAAATTGTTAAgtagaaaaattaattgcttCGCTGGAAATTGAACCCGCATCGACATATTCACGGGGAGAAATCATAGAAAGAAACACTAACTAAAACCTACCTCGGGCACAGTTCCATCGGGCAACACACTTCTATCCAAAGACAATGGATTTATTCCTAGATCATCCCTCAATCTCTCCAACAATGATGTTAATTTATCATCACTCTGTATCCACGACTTCTCCGGATGTTCGTCAAAGAAATTTAAGAACACCCTTGACCCGTGTTTAAGTAGTAATTCAAGACCATGATAAAGTGCGATTAACAACGTAAAAtctttcattattatattgtgcTGTGGATGCctgtagaaaatttaaaaaaaaatttaaaaaagaaaaattacatatCCCCCATACTAGGATTGCATGTGGCAGCTAGAATCTTCCATTTGTCTTACTCATAATAACAGGtacttaaagtaataaattataaataacacttaGTATAATTTTACAACTGTTGTACAATAAGTCAAGTTTTGACAGACTTTtcaatatgtatttgttttttttttttatatagaacatagggcaaacaggcaggaggctcacctgatgttaaacgATATGGACACTCTCgatgccagagagctcgcgattgcgttgccggccttttaaaaatttataagctcttttcttgaaggaccctaagtctaatcgcaatacttcagtgggcagctgcttccacatagtggtgttttaattacaaatttagcTATAGATAGCTAATTCTGATCTGCACAGTCAATCTCGACTTCTCTCTCTGTCTAATGACGTATCACATATCTGTTAGAGAAGAATTTTGTCTTTGGGTTACGCGAGTACACATAAGGCATACTgaataaaaagaatattacTTCTTCGCGACAATAGATGGCAATAATATgctaatatttcaattagatgCTTATCATTATATCACATAATGTTTACGTTTATATCcgttaaataagtaatataatgtatttacataCCTGGCACTCTTATCTCTAGTTTGAAACtctttatataacataactaCTCGACCCTTTGACA from Pieris napi chromosome 3, ilPieNapi1.2, whole genome shotgun sequence includes these protein-coding regions:
- the LOC125063341 gene encoding Fanconi anemia group M protein isoform X2, producing the protein MKHIEQEGTMHTAKLCQHLLIWAIRHTEYLLCLLRQVVKNLNIAHLELRTENCIDVAPYSHSRKINTVIIQLGPELTHLRQQYVEILDGYARRLKQLNILPHNLGNLSKGRVVMLYKEFQTRDKSARHPQHNIIMKDFTLLIALYHGLELLLKHGSRVFLNFFDEHPEKSWIQSDDKLTSLLERLRDDLGINPLSLDRSVLPDGTVPEMPKHLTFGHPKFYKLKEIMLEHFQKAKKKGETTKAIVFCEYRESVNLVHCMLLQCRPLIVPLMFVGQGASGKDGKTVVSQKQQLRVMRSFREGSCNTLVCTCVAEEGLDVGSVDLIICFDISTRSPIRLVQRCGRTGRERGGQVHILVTEGREHQTLIDCMRQRDGLNTRIQQSKEVENSLYKSNPRMIPHDFRPQCQKMHITVPKKCDPDKTKKGQKDLRSMLQGRPSTSSSNNTRLVENDELIHEDEFDELFPDGFKDVQRLSDSKEYWNMNKEAIIESSNKEGNRVQLHNWLEWQRTKQTTINIGHSMDTDILISLLKYSDDKRFDAPPSTQNPTFNTQDFETQNIKVPSPAKPKPAKKKLKPTTKSPIKKDGDIRALFSTATKSTKDYTKLLNDLGIQNDGKQPTSLINLLVDLKLEVTNNVKKCYICTNICDCTVIANAKNKQKAKPLLFLNGIINLPDINLIDSLNTETILKCSKTNKNEVSDNNNSMDELQNESENFKLDFDFDLSESPKEGIKSEAKTNVNNFDIGDIDDIFENSSPEEAGLIEIKKEEKPKEALGFFGLESIEDIFADSDEELTNQKELKEENKVDVHIAITSDDDDCGVCEASPTHTYKNHTKIRSPSLLSGTLKLDLPTSPILGSQPRKLNLSTKKNKLKSSTPLNSRKKLLLEPETIDKHMTIENDSKCVGNVSETSNSKSMFTITQLVDMINKTNNSTINKSEIPKERSLSPILLTQADRKLLKTVTQNTTLNSKPESLIILESDSDDNAEEYNAEVESINILNEPKSEPQKTIKNEINDFFQDVNKNRKDLNNTPNSSKTPKRKMENDDEIIASPYFSKRRKLDEQSKKSLMLREKVLAVISSNNFNTNKDKQVNYFTCSQKFSQKENEPVYHEKHEHEKSPDGHKMLQMFRKDTPRKINFAVRLENSGFDDSDDDFVGSDRTSKEKRKIGRSQRTPNHKARKKKRNEFLDLEAEISSGDSGDELSEDSAGSLVEFIDDAQAQLDTDMQAHYIRSVKSPVNGVFKIPQLPKKFNNEEIFSQFVEEDTYEMDSFCVDSHIGLTQANDMSELEIAEMILENKKRKFTKNDTIDSPIVRKVKKCRRKIDSDSDSS
- the LOC125063341 gene encoding Fanconi anemia group M protein isoform X1, with the protein product MNINKRHDTIEIEDVFDDSALLANFENSAFREDSFSDRNANKSLNVSALCCDEEINGYDRLTGKTWIYPTNYPVRDYQFNIIQSAIVKNTLVSLPTGLGKTFIAAVIMYNFYRWYPLGKIVFTAPTRPLVAQQIEACYSIVALPPKDTIEMTGHMRVSTRKEHWLSKRVFFATPQVIYNDIKSGICPGESLRCLVVDEAHRARGNYAYCQIVSTLADMGHKTYRVLALSATPGSKVEDVVNVVKNLNIAHLELRTENCIDVAPYSHSRKINTVIIQLGPELTHLRQQYVEILDGYARRLKQLNILPHNLGNLSKGRVVMLYKEFQTRDKSARHPQHNIIMKDFTLLIALYHGLELLLKHGSRVFLNFFDEHPEKSWIQSDDKLTSLLERLRDDLGINPLSLDRSVLPDGTVPEMPKHLTFGHPKFYKLKEIMLEHFQKAKKKGETTKAIVFCEYRESVNLVHCMLLQCRPLIVPLMFVGQGASGKDGKTVVSQKQQLRVMRSFREGSCNTLVCTCVAEEGLDVGSVDLIICFDISTRSPIRLVQRCGRTGRERGGQVHILVTEGREHQTLIDCMRQRDGLNTRIQQSKEVENSLYKSNPRMIPHDFRPQCQKMHITVPKKCDPDKTKKGQKDLRSMLQGRPSTSSSNNTRLVENDELIHEDEFDELFPDGFKDVQRLSDSKEYWNMNKEAIIESSNKEGNRVQLHNWLEWQRTKQTTINIGHSMDTDILISLLKYSDDKRFDAPPSTQNPTFNTQDFETQNIKVPSPAKPKPAKKKLKPTTKSPIKKDGDIRALFSTATKSTKDYTKLLNDLGIQNDGKQPTSLINLLVDLKLEVTNNVKKCYICTNICDCTVIANAKNKQKAKPLLFLNGIINLPDINLIDSLNTETILKCSKTNKNEVSDNNNSMDELQNESENFKLDFDFDLSESPKEGIKSEAKTNVNNFDIGDIDDIFENSSPEEAGLIEIKKEEKPKEALGFFGLESIEDIFADSDEELTNQKELKEENKVDVHIAITSDDDDCGVCEASPTHTYKNHTKIRSPSLLSGTLKLDLPTSPILGSQPRKLNLSTKKNKLKSSTPLNSRKKLLLEPETIDKHMTIENDSKCVGNVSETSNSKSMFTITQLVDMINKTNNSTINKSEIPKERSLSPILLTQADRKLLKTVTQNTTLNSKPESLIILESDSDDNAEEYNAEVESINILNEPKSEPQKTIKNEINDFFQDVNKNRKDLNNTPNSSKTPKRKMENDDEIIASPYFSKRRKLDEQSKKSLMLREKVLAVISSNNFNTNKDKQVNYFTCSQKFSQKENEPVYHEKHEHEKSPDGHKMLQMFRKDTPRKINFAVRLENSGFDDSDDDFVGSDRTSKEKRKIGRSQRTPNHKARKKKRNEFLDLEAEISSGDSGDELSEDSAGSLVEFIDDAQAQLDTDMQAHYIRSVKSPVNGVFKIPQLPKKFNNEEIFSQFVEEDTYEMDSFCVDSHIGLTQANDMSELEIAEMILENKKRKFTKNDTIDSPIVRKVKKCRRKIDSDSDSS